In Phyllopteryx taeniolatus isolate TA_2022b chromosome 6, UOR_Ptae_1.2, whole genome shotgun sequence, one genomic interval encodes:
- the septin7b gene encoding septin 7b isoform X3 translates to MRRLCSAFALGQQKNLEGYVGFASLPNQVYRKSVKRGFEFTLMVVGESGLGKSTLINSLFLTDLYSSEYPGPSHRIKKTVQVEQSKVLIKEGGVQLLLTIVDTPGFGDAVDNSNCWQPIIDHIDSKFEDYLNSESRVNRRQMPDSRIHCCLYFIAPSGHGLKPLDIEFMKRLHEKVNVIPLIAKADTLTPEECQQFKKQIMREIQEHKIKIYEFPETDDEEENRLVKKIKDKLPLAVVGSNTIIEVNSKRVRGRQYPWGVAEVENSDHCDFTILRDMLIRTHMQDLKDVTNNVHYENYRSRKLAAVTYNGVENNRAKGQLSTKLDAVEGMSPLAQMEEERREHVTKMKKMEMEMEQVFEMKVKEKVQKLKDSEAELQRRHEQMKKNLEAQHKELEEKRRVFEEERSNWEAMQRLEQQKLEASRTLEKNKKKGKIF, encoded by the exons ATGCGACGGTTGTGTTCCGCGTTCGCGCTAGGT CAGCAAAAGAACCTGGAAGGATATGTCGGCTTCGCAAGCCTCCCCAACCAAGTGTACAGGAAGTCGGTCAAGAGGGGCTTTGAGTTCACCCTGATGGTTGTCG GTGAGTCGGGGTTGGGCAAATCCACGTTGATCAACTCCCTCTTCCTCACCGACCTGTACTCATCAGAGTATCCCGGACCTTCGCATAGAATCAAGAAAACTGTCCAG GTGGAACAGTCCAAAGTGCTCATAAAGGAAGGCGGCGTGCAGCTGTTGCTCACAATCGTTGACACCCCTGGCTTTGGAGATGCCGTCGACAACAGCAACTG CTGGCAGCCAATCATCGACCACATCGACAGCAAATTCGAGGACTACTTGAACTCGGAATCGCGGGTGAACAGACGGCAGATGCCCGACAGCCGAATTCACTGTTGTCTCTACTTCATCGCGCCCTCGGGACACGG CCTGAAGCCCCTGGACATCGAGTTCATGAAGCGTCTGCACGAGAAAGTCAACGTCATCCCGCTGATCGCCAAAGCAGACACGCTCACGCCAGAGGAATGCCAGCAGTTCAAGAAGCAG ATCATGCGGGAGATCCAGGAGCACAAGATCAAGATCTACGAGTTTCCTGAGACAGATGACGAAGAGGAGAACCGTCTAGTGAAGAAGATCAAG GACAAGCTGCCGTTGGCTGTGGTGGGCAGCAACACCATCATCGAGGTGAACAGCAAGCGCGTCAGAGGACGACAGTACCCCTGGGGAGTTGCAGAAG TTGAGAACAGCGACCACTGTGACTTCACCATCCTCAGGGACATGCTCATCAG GACTCACATGCAGGACTTGAAGGACGTGACAAACAATGTCCACTACGAGAACTACCGCAGCAGGAAACTCGCTGCCGTCACCTACAACGGGGTGGAGAACAACCGGGCCAAGGGGCAACTGTCCACCAA ACTTGACGCAGTCGAAGGAAT GAGTCCCCTGGCCCAGATGGAGGAGGAGCGGCGGGAGCATGTGACCAAGATGAAGAAGATGGAGATGGAGATGGAGCAAGTGTTTGAAATGAAAGTCAAAGAGAAAGTGCAGAAGCTCAAGGACTCTGAAGCAGAG CTTCAGCGGCGCCACGAGCAGATGAAGAAAAACCTTGAGGCCCAGCACAAGGAGCTGGAGGAGAAGCGGCGCGTGTTTGAGGAGGAGCGATCCAACTGGGAGGCCATGCAGCGCCTGGAGCAGCAGAAACTGGAGGCCTCCAG AACTTTggagaagaacaaaaagaaaggCAAGATCTTTTAA
- the septin7b gene encoding septin 7b isoform X1, whose protein sequence is MGVKTLLLLQDLQHRTAVGSERGMFVMWSDTHLVFCSLSLFAFWCRDISPHADLHKTAQQKNLEGYVGFASLPNQVYRKSVKRGFEFTLMVVGESGLGKSTLINSLFLTDLYSSEYPGPSHRIKKTVQVEQSKVLIKEGGVQLLLTIVDTPGFGDAVDNSNCWQPIIDHIDSKFEDYLNSESRVNRRQMPDSRIHCCLYFIAPSGHGLKPLDIEFMKRLHEKVNVIPLIAKADTLTPEECQQFKKQIMREIQEHKIKIYEFPETDDEEENRLVKKIKDKLPLAVVGSNTIIEVNSKRVRGRQYPWGVAEVENSDHCDFTILRDMLIRTHMQDLKDVTNNVHYENYRSRKLAAVTYNGVENNRAKGQLSTKLDAVEGMSPLAQMEEERREHVTKMKKMEMEMEQVFEMKVKEKVQKLKDSEAELQRRHEQMKKNLEAQHKELEEKRRVFEEERSNWEAMQRLEQQKLEASRTLEKNKKKGKIF, encoded by the exons ATGGGGGTCAAAACTCTCCTGCTGCTGCAAGATTTACAGCATAGGACAGCAGTTGGGAGCGAGCGAGGTATGTTTGTTATGTGGTCTGATACTCATTTAGTTTTTTGCTCTCTTTCCCTCTTTGCTTTCTGGTGCCGGGACATTTCTCCCCACGCTGATCTGCATAAAACAGCT CAGCAAAAGAACCTGGAAGGATATGTCGGCTTCGCAAGCCTCCCCAACCAAGTGTACAGGAAGTCGGTCAAGAGGGGCTTTGAGTTCACCCTGATGGTTGTCG GTGAGTCGGGGTTGGGCAAATCCACGTTGATCAACTCCCTCTTCCTCACCGACCTGTACTCATCAGAGTATCCCGGACCTTCGCATAGAATCAAGAAAACTGTCCAG GTGGAACAGTCCAAAGTGCTCATAAAGGAAGGCGGCGTGCAGCTGTTGCTCACAATCGTTGACACCCCTGGCTTTGGAGATGCCGTCGACAACAGCAACTG CTGGCAGCCAATCATCGACCACATCGACAGCAAATTCGAGGACTACTTGAACTCGGAATCGCGGGTGAACAGACGGCAGATGCCCGACAGCCGAATTCACTGTTGTCTCTACTTCATCGCGCCCTCGGGACACGG CCTGAAGCCCCTGGACATCGAGTTCATGAAGCGTCTGCACGAGAAAGTCAACGTCATCCCGCTGATCGCCAAAGCAGACACGCTCACGCCAGAGGAATGCCAGCAGTTCAAGAAGCAG ATCATGCGGGAGATCCAGGAGCACAAGATCAAGATCTACGAGTTTCCTGAGACAGATGACGAAGAGGAGAACCGTCTAGTGAAGAAGATCAAG GACAAGCTGCCGTTGGCTGTGGTGGGCAGCAACACCATCATCGAGGTGAACAGCAAGCGCGTCAGAGGACGACAGTACCCCTGGGGAGTTGCAGAAG TTGAGAACAGCGACCACTGTGACTTCACCATCCTCAGGGACATGCTCATCAG GACTCACATGCAGGACTTGAAGGACGTGACAAACAATGTCCACTACGAGAACTACCGCAGCAGGAAACTCGCTGCCGTCACCTACAACGGGGTGGAGAACAACCGGGCCAAGGGGCAACTGTCCACCAA ACTTGACGCAGTCGAAGGAAT GAGTCCCCTGGCCCAGATGGAGGAGGAGCGGCGGGAGCATGTGACCAAGATGAAGAAGATGGAGATGGAGATGGAGCAAGTGTTTGAAATGAAAGTCAAAGAGAAAGTGCAGAAGCTCAAGGACTCTGAAGCAGAG CTTCAGCGGCGCCACGAGCAGATGAAGAAAAACCTTGAGGCCCAGCACAAGGAGCTGGAGGAGAAGCGGCGCGTGTTTGAGGAGGAGCGATCCAACTGGGAGGCCATGCAGCGCCTGGAGCAGCAGAAACTGGAGGCCTCCAG AACTTTggagaagaacaaaaagaaaggCAAGATCTTTTAA
- the septin7b gene encoding septin 7b isoform X2, which produces MGVKTLLLLQDLQHRTAVGSERGMFVMWSDTHLVFCSLSLFAFWCRDISPHADLHKTAQQKNLEGYVGFASLPNQVYRKSVKRGFEFTLMVVGESGLGKSTLINSLFLTDLYSSEYPGPSHRIKKTVQVEQSKVLIKEGGVQLLLTIVDTPGFGDAVDNSNCWQPIIDHIDSKFEDYLNSESRVNRRQMPDSRIHCCLYFIAPSGHGLKPLDIEFMKRLHEKVNVIPLIAKADTLTPEECQQFKKQIMREIQEHKIKIYEFPETDDEEENRLVKKIKDKLPLAVVGSNTIIEVNSKRVRGRQYPWGVAEVENSDHCDFTILRDMLIRTHMQDLKDVTNNVHYENYRSRKLAAVTYNGVENNRAKGQLSTKSPLAQMEEERREHVTKMKKMEMEMEQVFEMKVKEKVQKLKDSEAELQRRHEQMKKNLEAQHKELEEKRRVFEEERSNWEAMQRLEQQKLEASRTLEKNKKKGKIF; this is translated from the exons ATGGGGGTCAAAACTCTCCTGCTGCTGCAAGATTTACAGCATAGGACAGCAGTTGGGAGCGAGCGAGGTATGTTTGTTATGTGGTCTGATACTCATTTAGTTTTTTGCTCTCTTTCCCTCTTTGCTTTCTGGTGCCGGGACATTTCTCCCCACGCTGATCTGCATAAAACAGCT CAGCAAAAGAACCTGGAAGGATATGTCGGCTTCGCAAGCCTCCCCAACCAAGTGTACAGGAAGTCGGTCAAGAGGGGCTTTGAGTTCACCCTGATGGTTGTCG GTGAGTCGGGGTTGGGCAAATCCACGTTGATCAACTCCCTCTTCCTCACCGACCTGTACTCATCAGAGTATCCCGGACCTTCGCATAGAATCAAGAAAACTGTCCAG GTGGAACAGTCCAAAGTGCTCATAAAGGAAGGCGGCGTGCAGCTGTTGCTCACAATCGTTGACACCCCTGGCTTTGGAGATGCCGTCGACAACAGCAACTG CTGGCAGCCAATCATCGACCACATCGACAGCAAATTCGAGGACTACTTGAACTCGGAATCGCGGGTGAACAGACGGCAGATGCCCGACAGCCGAATTCACTGTTGTCTCTACTTCATCGCGCCCTCGGGACACGG CCTGAAGCCCCTGGACATCGAGTTCATGAAGCGTCTGCACGAGAAAGTCAACGTCATCCCGCTGATCGCCAAAGCAGACACGCTCACGCCAGAGGAATGCCAGCAGTTCAAGAAGCAG ATCATGCGGGAGATCCAGGAGCACAAGATCAAGATCTACGAGTTTCCTGAGACAGATGACGAAGAGGAGAACCGTCTAGTGAAGAAGATCAAG GACAAGCTGCCGTTGGCTGTGGTGGGCAGCAACACCATCATCGAGGTGAACAGCAAGCGCGTCAGAGGACGACAGTACCCCTGGGGAGTTGCAGAAG TTGAGAACAGCGACCACTGTGACTTCACCATCCTCAGGGACATGCTCATCAG GACTCACATGCAGGACTTGAAGGACGTGACAAACAATGTCCACTACGAGAACTACCGCAGCAGGAAACTCGCTGCCGTCACCTACAACGGGGTGGAGAACAACCGGGCCAAGGGGCAACTGTCCACCAA GAGTCCCCTGGCCCAGATGGAGGAGGAGCGGCGGGAGCATGTGACCAAGATGAAGAAGATGGAGATGGAGATGGAGCAAGTGTTTGAAATGAAAGTCAAAGAGAAAGTGCAGAAGCTCAAGGACTCTGAAGCAGAG CTTCAGCGGCGCCACGAGCAGATGAAGAAAAACCTTGAGGCCCAGCACAAGGAGCTGGAGGAGAAGCGGCGCGTGTTTGAGGAGGAGCGATCCAACTGGGAGGCCATGCAGCGCCTGGAGCAGCAGAAACTGGAGGCCTCCAG AACTTTggagaagaacaaaaagaaaggCAAGATCTTTTAA